The Pseudogulbenkiania sp. MAI-1 sequence CCGGCACGGGGTCGTCCCAGCCGAACAAGACCCGGCGCAGCCACCAGCGGCCAAAGGCGAAGGCTCGGCCATGCAGGTTGGGCATGCCCAGCCAGTCCGACAGCAGGAAATAGCCATCGAAGCGCATGAAGGGGCTGGCGTTGATCGCCAGCGTCGCCACCCAGGTGGTCGTGGCCAGCATGAACACGCCGGCGCGCAGGGGACCGTCGGGCAGGAAGTTCCACAACAGCGTCGCCAGCACCGCCAGGGTCAGTTCCGCCAGCATGCCGGCGGCGCCGATCAACAGCCGTTGCCGGCGCGACGGCAGCTTCCACGCCTCGTTGGTATCGGTATAGAGCACCGGCAGCATCACCAGGAAAGCCACGCCCATGGCCGGAACCCGGCAGCCGAAGCGATAGGCCGTCAGGGCGTGGCCAAGTTCGTGCAGCACCTTGGCCACGCTCAGCGACAGGCCGATGCCGGCCAGCCCGGCCACGCCGCTGTAGGCCGAGAAAGTATGGGTGAACTCGTCCCAGCGGCGCGACAGCAACAGCAGGCCGACGAGCGCCACCGCCGCCACCAGCCACCAGAAGCGAGGCTCGAATACCGCGGCGAAGGCCGGTGCCAGCCGTTTGAGCAAGGGCATCGGCCGCAGCAGGGGGATGCGGAAGAACAGGTAATGCTTGAGCAGCCACTTGGCGTGGCCGAGGCGCCCGGCTTGCGCGATGCGGGCGAAACGCTCGGTATGCTCCGCGGCCCCCGGCTGCAGCAAGTGGTGGCGCCCAAGAAAATCCGCCACCGCAGCGACCTCGTCCATTCCGAGCTGCAACGTGGTGGCCTGGTTGACCGCCTCGACGACCGCCTCGGCCGAACCCAGCGTCCAGCGTGAGAGAATTTCGAAGGCCGGCCAGCTTAGCTGGTAGAAACGGTTGGCGGCCGGGTCGTGCAGAACCCAGCCCGGAGCGCCGCCTTCGCCGGTGGGGCCGGGATGCAGGCTCAACTCCTGACGCAAGGGCGGGAGGGATACGGGATCAGTCATTCGACAAGACACCAGAAGGCATGAGGAAAGCCCGAGACAGCACAGGTCGGCGACATTACCAACCCAGCCATTGGCGGCACCAGGTCAGCGGCCGGCGCAAAGCGTAATAGATCAGCGGAACCCAGTCGCCGTACACCCTGGCCGTTCCCATCTGGCCGATGCGGGGCAACTCTTCGCCGGCATCGAAACGGGCATGCAGGCGATAGGCCAGAATGCCCTCTTCGGTCGGCTCGGCACGGTAGGCGACGCGGGTCACCACGGCATCGTAGGAATCGACCGGTGAGGCGTTGGGGTACAGCCTCACCGTCATCCCCGGTTCGACCCGGATCGCTTCGGAGGCCGGCAGGAAAGCCGTCAGCTCGACCTTGCCCGGGTCGGCCAGCATCATCACCCGCTCGCCGGTCGCCACGGCACGCCCCAGCCAGTCGCTGCGATCGGAGAACACCACCACTCCCGGGCGCGCCGCCTTGACGTGGATGCGGGCCAGCTGACGGGAAGTGAAATCGGCCTCGATGCGCTTTTCTTCCAACGCCGCCTGGTCCGCCGCCATCTCCAGCTTGCCCTTGTCGTCGGTCACCGCCAGCTGCGCACTCTGCCGGAAGGCTTCCTGCGCTGCCTCCTGCGCCTTGCTGGCCATCGCCAGTTGGCCGGCGAGCGTGGTCGAGTCGAGGCTGAACAAGGCCGCTCCGGCCGCCACCCGCTGGTTGGGCTGGACTTCGATGCGGTCGATCACGCCGGACAGCGGCGCCCGCACCAGCAGCGGGGTCTGCGGCGTCACCTCGCCGCGCGCCAGCACGGTAAGGCGCACCGGCAAGCAGGCCAGCACGAGCAGCGCGATCAGCGCCCTCCGCCGCATCTTGCTCGCCCGCAGCCAGCCGCCCAGCCGGTCGCGCAACGGGCGCTGCGGCGCGAACCGCGCCAGCGCGTGGGCGTAGGCGTGGGCCAGCTCCGCCGCGAGGGTGCCTTCGTACTCGCTCCACGGCTGGTCGCGCGCCAGCAGCAAGGCGCCGGCGCCGTGCCCGCCCGGCGGGGCAAGCCGCAACCACAGGGCATGTTCGGGCAACCAGCTGGGCCAGTCTTCGGCCACGGTGCCGGGCAGATCGGCCGCGGTGACGAAGCGGACCGCCTCCCCCGCCCCGCCCTCAGCCAGCGCCTTGAACGCGCCGGCCAGCCATTGCACGTAGGGTGCGGACGGGTCGGTCTCGGGCAGGCCGGAGACCGCCATCACCCGGCCGAACGGGCCCTCGCGCCACAGCGCGGCCTGGCGGTAAGGCAAGAGGCGCAGGCTCTCGTTGACCATGATGAAGCCGAGCACGTCCTCGCTGTCGGCCTCGCGGGCACGCCGCATGAGTTGCAGCAAGGTGGCAAGGGATCGGGCCGGATCGCTATGCACGGAACGGCCCTGGCTCATTTGGGCGGGGTGAAGCTGGCCCAGCCGCTCATGCCCGGCAACAGCGCGGTGTCCTGGGCATCGATCACGCCGATGGCGGGGATGGACTGACTGACAGGATCGATGCGTGCCCCGAGCCGCACGATGCTGGCGGGGAAGGAGCGGCCGAGTTCGTCGACCTGTACGTTGAAACGGTGCCCCGACTTCAGCCAGCCCAGCCATTTGGACGGCACCAGCATGCGCAACTCCATCGGGCCGACGTCCACGATGTCCACCACCGGATTGCCCGGATTGAGGTACTGGAACGGCGCGGCATGGCGTTTGGCGACACGCCCGGGGAAAGGCGCGGCAATCACGCATTTCGCCACCACGGTCTGCATGTAGCTGACTTCGGCGGCGCTTTCCTTGGCCTTGCCCTCGGCCTGGCTGATTTCCAGCGCGCCGATCGAGTTGAGTTCGGCCAGGCGGGTATTGACCTTGACCAGCTGGCGCGCGGCGCCGAGCGAGGCCTGTGCCTTGTTGAGCTGGGCGCGGAAGCTGCTGCAATCGAACTCCACCAGCGCCTGCCCCTTGGCAAAGCTGGCCCCTTCCGCCACCGGCAGGCGGGCGATCTTGGCGGACAGTTCGCTCGATATCGTCACGGCATTGCGTGACATCAACTGCGCCCGGATGCGCCCGTCGTTGGCCGCCAGCGGGGCGGCCAGTGCCGGCAAGGAGGCAGCGGCCAGCAGCGCTGCCGCTATCACGGTAAGCGTTCTGTTCATTGCGCCGCTCCCGCCATCGTGCTTTCGACCTGGTTTTCCGCCCCCTTCAGCGCTGCCGACAAGGACACCAGGTCGTACCCCGGCGTTTCGTTCGGCAAGGGGTCGAGCCCCAGCGAGGCCGCGATCTGCCCGTAGGCGTTCTGCATGTCGCCGTAGCTCTGGTACACGCGCAGCTCGGACAGAACAGTATTCGCCCCGGCCAGGATCGCCTGCAGCTGGCTCTGTGTGCTGTTCTGCGCGGCATTGCGCGTCTGTTCCAGCATGCGCTGCTCGACCGAGTTCAGTTCACGCTCCAGCTCGAATTGCCTGCTGCGCCCCTGGTACTCCAGCCAGGCCACATGCACCTGGGTCAACACGGCCATATTGAGGGCCAGCCGTTGTTCCTCGGCCACCTTCAACTGCGCCTCCGCCGCCTGTCGAATCTTGCCGGCGCTAAACAGGTTGAGCAGGTTCCAGCTGATGCGCAGGCCGGCGTCGCTCCAGGCCGAATTCACCAGAAACTTGTTGCTGTCGTAATGCTCGCCGACGCTGAACTCCAGCCCCGGAAACAGCTTGGCCACGGCCTTGCGCGTTTCCAGCACGCCGATGCGCTGGTTGTAGCGGGCCTCCATCAGTTCCGGCCGGTTCAGGAGGGCGATTTCCTCCATTTTCTCGACCTCGAGTCCCAGCCTGGGCTGTTGCAGGGCCTCCGGATCGGCCACGGTGAAGCGTTGCCCCGGCGACAGGTTCATGATCGAGGCCAGGCGCGGCTTGGCCTGCGACAGGGCGGTGCGGATCTGCGTCATCTGCCGGATCACGTCGAGCAGCTGCCGCTGGTAACTCATGGCCTCGAGCGGGGCGCGCAGTCTTTCCTGTTCGACCTTGCGGGCATCGCCCAGCGCCGCCTGGGCATCCTTGAGCAAGGTCTCGATCTTGGGTTCCAGGCGCTGCGCGCCGACGGCCTGCCAGTAAGCCTGCCTTGTTTGCTGCAGCAACTGGTGGATCACCTTGCGCTTGCGCTCCTTCAGGATCAGGAAGCGGTCCGCCTGCTGCTGGGCGTTGTAGTAGCTCACGCCGAAGTCCAGCACGTTCCAGGACAGCGTCAGGTCGGCGGTAGCGCGGTTGCGCTCGCTGGAAATGGATGGCACCAGCGATTGCGAGCCTGTTGCGATGTCCTGCGACGAGGAGGCGGCATCATTGCTGCGGTGGCTGTAGCCGGCAGCCAGCGTCAGCTTGGGCAGCATGTCGAGGCTGGAAAGATCGAGCTGGCGTTGCGCCAGCGCCTCTTCCATCAGTTTGACGCGGTAATCCAGGTTGTACTTGAGCGCCCGCGCCATCGCCTCCTGCAAGGTGATTTCACTGCCGACGGCCTCCTGCCGGCCGAACATCGCTTCGCGATCGGCGACGAGTGTCGCCGCCCGCTCCCCCTTGTCGATCGGCTGCGGCATCACGGCGCAGCCGCCAAGAAACACCGTGGCCAGTGCCAGGCTCAACAGCGTCGGCCGTGCCACGTTACGTTCTGATCGTTCTTGTTTCATCGATGTTTGTTTCCTCTATTATCGCGATCTCGTTTTTCAACCCACGACCGGCTCCCTGCCGGATACCCCCAACAAGGCATCGACCCCCCTTTCGAAATCGGGCTGCCCGTAACGGACGAACTGTTCGGCCAGCGCCAGCTTGCCGGCAACCTGATCCATCTGCGCCACTTGCTTCGCCGGCCGTTCCAGGGCCCCTTGAACGTCGCCGAAATCGACCCGCAAGCGGGAAACGCCGACATTGCCCTTGGCATCGCGGATGGTGATCGTCAGCTCGAGCGGCTGGCGTTGTCCGGCTGGCGCCTGCCCGCTGAACGTCCCGCTCGCGGCGTCATACCGCATCCACGACGGCAAGGACCTGCCATTGCTCTGCCGCACCTCGACGCGGGTGGAGCCTGCCGCCGGGCTCACGCTGAAGATTCCGGATGGAAGGGCAAAGCCAAAGCTCTGTCCCGACAGCAGAGCCTGATTCACTTGCGGCAGACGCACCTCGATCGGCTGCGCCTGGTTGGCCTCGACCTGCAACAGCGGCGAGGACACGGCCGGCGTGGAGGAGGAGCCCGTACTCGGCAGCACCATCTCGATCCGGTCTGTCACAAGAATCGGTTCCCCCGCTACGGCGGGCACGGTCAGCGTTACTGCCGTCGGTGCAGATGCCGACACCGGCGTAGTACCGCTGCCGTTCAGAGCGGCCAGCACGATATTGGGCGTAATCGGACCAAGGTCGATGGGGTCGGAACCGATCTCCGGAACGGTAAGCCCGCCAGGATCGATACCGATGACGATCACCGGGTCGGGCGACACCAGCGGAGGCACTACCGAATAGCTTTCTCCCTCCAGACTGCTGGCAACCGCATTGCCCGCCACATCGACGATACCCGTGCCGCTGCCGTTCAGGTCGAGCCGCAACGTGCCGCTGCCACCGATATCGCTGATCGCCACGACGTAGGTATGGCCATCGACCTGGGTCACGCTGCTGATGCGGCCGGCGGCGCTGCCGCTGGCGAGCAAGGTGAAGTCGCCGGCATCGACGCCGCTGACGTCTTCCGAGAAGGTCACGGTGTAGCTGGCGCTGCTGTTGCTGGTCGGGCTCACATCCACCCTGGCGATAGCCGTGGCCGCAGGCACGACGGCATCTACCAGCACGCCGGAGGTCGAGCCGACGCTGTTGAGCGCCGTGACGGCGTCGTTGCCGACCGCGTCGCGGATCATGCCGCCGTTGAGGTCGAGGCTGGATGCCACGGCGATGCCGTTGTTGTCGAGCTGCCCGCTGGCCACCGTCAGGTGGAAGGTCAGCGCGTTGCTGCCGCTGCCCGACAGGTAGTCGGCGTAGACGGTGCCGCCGGTGTCGAGCGTCACCGCCAGGCGCGGCGTGCCCCCGCCACTGACGGTCACCGCTTCGGAGGTGGTAACGGTGAGGCTCAGCACGTCGCCGGCGTTGTACTGGCCATTGGCCGGCACGCTCACGCTGGCGACGCTCGGGATCACCACGTCGACCAGCACGCCGGAGGTCGAGCCGACGCTGTTGAGCGCCGTGACGGCGTCGTTGCCGACCGCGTCGCGGATCATGCCGCCGTTGAGGTCGAGGCTGGATGCCACGGCGATGCCGTTGTTGTCGAGCTGCCCGCTGGCCACCGTCAGGTGGAAGGTCAGCGCGTTGCTGCCGCTGCCCGACAGGTAGTCGGCGTAGACGGTGCCGCCGGTGTCGAGCGTCACCGCCAGGCGCGGCGTGCCCCCGCCGGTGGCGACCACTACCGCCTCGCTGAAGTTGACGGTGAAATCGAGGTGCTGGCCGGCCACGTAGCGGCCATCGGCGGGCACCCCGACGCTGGTGACGGTGGAGGCGTCGCGGTCGAGGCTGTAGACCGCGCCGGCGAGCCCGCCATTGAGGGCATTGCCGGCACCGTCCTGGATGCCGGTGCCGCTGCTCGCGAGGTCGAGCCGCACGCTGCCGGTGCCGCTCAGGCCGGTGACCAGTACGGTGTAGGTGTGGGCATCGACCTGGCTGACCGAGGCGATCGAGCCACTGGCGGTGCCGGTGAGGATCAGCCCGAAGTCAGCCGCATCGACCCCGCTGACGTCTTCCGAGAAGGTGACGGTGTAGCTGACCGCGCCGGCGTTGGTCGGGCTGGCGTCGACGCGCACGATGCCGCTGGCGCTGGGCGCCGTGGTGTCGACGAGCACCCCGCTGCCGGCGCCGACGTTGTTGAGGGCCAGCACCAAGTCGTTGCCGGCGGCGTCGCGCACGGTGCCGCCGTTGAGGTCGAGCGTGCCACCCACGGCGATGCCGTCGGCGCCGGTGTCGCCGG is a genomic window containing:
- a CDS encoding efflux RND transporter periplasmic adaptor subunit, which translates into the protein MNRTLTVIAAALLAAASLPALAAPLAANDGRIRAQLMSRNAVTISSELSAKIARLPVAEGASFAKGQALVEFDCSSFRAQLNKAQASLGAARQLVKVNTRLAELNSIGALEISQAEGKAKESAAEVSYMQTVVAKCVIAAPFPGRVAKRHAAPFQYLNPGNPVVDIVDVGPMELRMLVPSKWLGWLKSGHRFNVQVDELGRSFPASIVRLGARIDPVSQSIPAIGVIDAQDTALLPGMSGWASFTPPK
- a CDS encoding TolC family protein; its protein translation is MKQERSERNVARPTLLSLALATVFLGGCAVMPQPIDKGERAATLVADREAMFGRQEAVGSEITLQEAMARALKYNLDYRVKLMEEALAQRQLDLSSLDMLPKLTLAAGYSHRSNDAASSSQDIATGSQSLVPSISSERNRATADLTLSWNVLDFGVSYYNAQQQADRFLILKERKRKVIHQLLQQTRQAYWQAVGAQRLEPKIETLLKDAQAALGDARKVEQERLRAPLEAMSYQRQLLDVIRQMTQIRTALSQAKPRLASIMNLSPGQRFTVADPEALQQPRLGLEVEKMEEIALLNRPELMEARYNQRIGVLETRKAVAKLFPGLEFSVGEHYDSNKFLVNSAWSDAGLRISWNLLNLFSAGKIRQAAEAQLKVAEEQRLALNMAVLTQVHVAWLEYQGRSRQFELERELNSVEQRMLEQTRNAAQNSTQSQLQAILAGANTVLSELRVYQSYGDMQNAYGQIAASLGLDPLPNETPGYDLVSLSAALKGAENQVESTMAGAAQ
- a CDS encoding efflux RND transporter periplasmic adaptor subunit — encoded protein: MRRAREADSEDVLGFIMVNESLRLLPYRQAALWREGPFGRVMAVSGLPETDPSAPYVQWLAGAFKALAEGGAGEAVRFVTAADLPGTVAEDWPSWLPEHALWLRLAPPGGHGAGALLLARDQPWSEYEGTLAAELAHAYAHALARFAPQRPLRDRLGGWLRASKMRRRALIALLVLACLPVRLTVLARGEVTPQTPLLVRAPLSGVIDRIEVQPNQRVAAGAALFSLDSTTLAGQLAMASKAQEAAQEAFRQSAQLAVTDDKGKLEMAADQAALEEKRIEADFTSRQLARIHVKAARPGVVVFSDRSDWLGRAVATGERVMMLADPGKVELTAFLPASEAIRVEPGMTVRLYPNASPVDSYDAVVTRVAYRAEPTEEGILAYRLHARFDAGEELPRIGQMGTARVYGDWVPLIYYALRRPLTWCRQWLGW